One part of the Geothrix edaphica genome encodes these proteins:
- a CDS encoding alpha/beta hydrolase family protein: MRLFCLVPATALLLALPLRAAEKRSFTIEDLYRLKGVQHLALSPDGSKLAFEVSSQDLKASTRNTQLWLLETATGATRQLTFSGKSDTAPEWSKDGKTLYFLSSRTEGSQLWALDLAGGEARKVTAFEAGVGSPKVLPGGNQVVFQATVFPEAMADGAKQKELAEKLEKGPVQAHLAETLLYRHWTEWRDFQYSHLFTATFEGKVEALTSGKQDYPADATTPSSQSFDLSPDGREICVVTNTDPVPARSTNQDLFLISLDGDRTPRRITDNPAYDGDPKYSPDGRYIAYKFQTRPAVESDRFRLAIYDRQTKMRKVLTEAIDNWVDAFQWSADGKALWFTVQEKGRWPLFRVDVASGKTTRMLDGQSIREFVVSPDQKAVLLSKTRVGEPVEVWRYTFGTKELKRLTSFNQALADEVDIRPAEEQWVKGADGKDIHVFLVKPHDFDPAKKYPLILNVHGGPQMMWSDTLRGDWQVYPGAGYIVAFPNPHGSTGYGQAFTDAISGDWDGKVMTDIEKVADHLAGLPYVDKGRMGAMGWSWGGYAMMWLEGHTTRFKAIAAMMGVYDLRSMHGATEELWFPEHDLTGTPWDKAAAYDRMNPSSHVKAFKTPCLVITGERDYRVPYTQSLQFFTGLQEMGVPSRLLVFRNDGHWPDGLKSMPVYYNAHLEWFQKYLGGGAAPWKTEDMVRNLAFGSAGK, translated from the coding sequence GTGCGTCTTTTTTGCCTTGTCCCAGCCACCGCCCTGCTGCTTGCGTTGCCCCTGAGGGCCGCGGAGAAGCGGTCCTTCACCATCGAGGATCTCTATCGCCTGAAGGGTGTGCAGCACCTGGCTCTGAGTCCGGACGGATCGAAGCTGGCCTTCGAGGTGTCCAGCCAGGACCTGAAGGCCTCGACGCGCAACACGCAGCTCTGGCTGCTGGAAACCGCCACGGGCGCCACGCGGCAGCTCACCTTCTCGGGCAAGTCCGACACGGCGCCCGAGTGGTCGAAGGATGGGAAGACGCTCTATTTCCTCTCCAGCCGGACGGAGGGCAGCCAGCTCTGGGCGCTCGACCTGGCGGGCGGCGAGGCCCGGAAGGTGACGGCCTTCGAGGCGGGCGTCGGGTCCCCCAAGGTGCTGCCGGGGGGGAATCAGGTGGTCTTCCAGGCCACGGTCTTCCCTGAGGCCATGGCGGACGGCGCGAAGCAGAAGGAACTGGCCGAGAAGCTGGAGAAGGGCCCCGTGCAGGCCCACCTGGCGGAGACGCTGCTCTACCGCCACTGGACCGAGTGGCGGGACTTCCAGTACAGCCACCTCTTCACCGCCACCTTTGAAGGCAAGGTGGAGGCGCTCACCTCCGGGAAGCAGGACTACCCGGCGGATGCAACGACGCCGAGCTCCCAGAGCTTCGACCTCAGCCCGGATGGCAGGGAAATCTGCGTGGTCACCAACACGGATCCCGTGCCGGCCCGCTCGACCAACCAGGATCTGTTCCTGATCTCGCTGGACGGCGACCGCACACCCCGCCGCATCACGGACAATCCCGCCTACGACGGCGATCCCAAGTACTCGCCGGACGGCCGCTACATCGCCTACAAGTTCCAGACCCGCCCCGCGGTGGAATCCGATCGCTTCCGGCTCGCCATCTACGATCGGCAGACGAAGATGCGGAAGGTGCTGACCGAGGCCATCGACAACTGGGTGGACGCCTTCCAGTGGTCGGCGGACGGCAAGGCCCTCTGGTTCACGGTGCAGGAGAAGGGCCGCTGGCCGCTGTTCCGCGTGGACGTGGCCTCCGGGAAGACCACCCGCATGCTCGATGGCCAGAGCATCCGGGAGTTCGTGGTGAGCCCGGACCAGAAGGCGGTGCTCCTCAGCAAGACCCGCGTCGGCGAGCCGGTGGAGGTCTGGCGCTACACCTTCGGCACCAAAGAGCTGAAGCGGCTCACCTCCTTCAATCAGGCCCTGGCCGACGAAGTGGACATCCGTCCCGCCGAAGAGCAGTGGGTGAAGGGCGCCGACGGCAAGGACATCCATGTGTTCCTGGTGAAGCCCCACGACTTCGATCCCGCGAAGAAGTATCCGCTCATCCTCAACGTCCACGGCGGCCCGCAGATGATGTGGTCCGACACCCTGCGGGGCGACTGGCAGGTCTATCCCGGCGCGGGCTACATCGTGGCCTTCCCGAACCCGCACGGCTCCACGGGCTACGGCCAGGCCTTCACCGACGCCATCAGCGGCGACTGGGACGGCAAGGTGATGACGGACATCGAGAAGGTGGCGGACCATCTCGCCGGGCTGCCCTATGTGGACAAGGGCCGCATGGGCGCCATGGGCTGGAGCTGGGGCGGCTACGCCATGATGTGGCTGGAGGGTCACACCACGCGCTTCAAGGCCATCGCCGCCATGATGGGCGTGTACGACCTGCGGTCCATGCACGGCGCCACCGAGGAGCTGTGGTTCCCCGAACACGACCTGACGGGCACGCCCTGGGACAAGGCCGCCGCCTACGACCGCATGAACCCCAGCAGCCACGTGAAGGCCTTCAAGACGCCCTGCCTCGTCATCACCGGCGAGCGGGACTATCGCGTGCCCTACACCCAGAGCCTGCAGTTCTTCACCGGGCTCCAGGAGATGGGTGTGCCCAGCCGCCTCCTCGTCTTCAGGAATGACGGCCACTGGCCCGATGGCCTGAAGTCCATGCCCGTCTACTACAACGCCCATCTCGAGTGGTTCCAGAAGTACCTGGGCGGCGGCGCCGCCCCCTGGAAGACCGAGGACATGGTGCGGAATCTGGCGTTCGGATCCGCCGGGAAGTAG
- a CDS encoding ArsR/SmtB family transcription factor has product MSRADAISPARLKDAAPLFAALGDATRLGLLVSLCSGGPVTVTHLSGQFAVSRQAITKHLEVLSEAGLVKSSRQGRERIWAFEPKRLEDAHQYLERLSRQWDVALGRLKAFVET; this is encoded by the coding sequence ATGTCGCGGGCTGATGCCATCTCCCCCGCGCGGCTGAAGGACGCGGCGCCGCTCTTCGCCGCCCTGGGGGATGCCACGCGCCTGGGCCTGCTCGTGAGCCTCTGCTCCGGCGGGCCCGTCACAGTCACGCACCTGAGCGGCCAGTTTGCCGTCTCCCGGCAGGCCATCACCAAGCATCTCGAAGTGCTGTCCGAAGCGGGGCTCGTCAAGAGCAGCCGCCAGGGCCGGGAGCGCATCTGGGCCTTCGAGCCCAAGCGCCTTGAAGATGCCCACCAGTACCTGGAGCGCCTGTCCAGACAGTGGGACGTCGCCCTCGGCCGCCTCAAAGCTTTCGTCGAAACCTGA
- a CDS encoding SET domain-containing protein, with product MPFPQGPGQDRDFIRVQASGIHGTGVFAKRPIPKGTRILEYAGRRLAKAELLAAAGRGERKLTYVLNLDEDTAIDGAEQGNDARFVNHSCEPNCEVYIFDGTPYLYAMQEIAAGTELTFDYQLQSASALRISRSLSRELFPCHCGAPGCRGTLVALPKRRAGSGRANPAPIAPPQR from the coding sequence ATGCCGTTCCCCCAAGGCCCAGGACAGGACAGGGACTTCATCCGGGTCCAGGCCTCGGGCATCCACGGGACCGGGGTCTTCGCCAAGCGCCCGATCCCGAAGGGGACGCGGATCCTCGAGTATGCCGGCCGGCGCCTGGCCAAGGCTGAGCTGCTGGCGGCGGCGGGGCGGGGCGAGCGGAAGCTGACCTACGTGCTGAACCTGGACGAGGACACGGCCATCGACGGCGCGGAGCAGGGCAACGACGCCCGGTTCGTCAATCACAGCTGCGAGCCCAACTGCGAGGTCTACATCTTCGACGGGACGCCCTACCTCTACGCCATGCAGGAGATCGCCGCCGGAACGGAGCTGACCTTCGACTACCAGCTGCAGTCCGCCAGCGCCCTCCGCATCTCCCGGTCCCTCAGCCGCGAGCTGTTCCCCTGCCACTGCGGGGCCCCGGGTTGCCGGGGCACACTGGTGGCCCTGCCGAAACGGCGCGCCGGGAGCGGACGCGCCAACCCCGCTCCGATTGCCCCGCCGCAGCGTTGA
- a CDS encoding HAD-IG family 5'-nucleotidase produces the protein METLDSLRNPPPGRGIFCNRTLNLRSVRAIGYDMDYTLVDYRVAAFEQMVYAQARERLASEGWPVEDMAFDPRMVARGLVIDTELGNLVKANRFGFVKRAMHGTRMLEHTEQRDAYAQTLVDLSDPRWVFLNTLFSLSEGCLFAQAVDLLDRGALPHPFEYASLYRHVRARVDAQHIEGHLKAEIAAAPERYVVQDPEAALALLDQKAAGKKLLLITNSEWSFSAKMMAHAYDRHLPEGMTWRQLFDVVIVAARKPAFFTEHGPFFEVVDETGLLRPLAGPLRAGGLYLGGCAAQVERDLGISGDEILYVGDHMFGDVHVSKRSLRWRTALVLRELDAEAAALEAFRGTELRLMALMREKEALENQLSQARLALQRLHAGYGPAPSLDAAGLEARVQGLRGQLVALDIEIAPLAKAGTELVNARWGLLTRAGNDKSHLTRQIERYADIYTSRVSNFLHATPFAYFRSPRGSLPHDPGDHRPA, from the coding sequence ATGGAAACCCTGGACAGCCTCCGCAACCCACCCCCCGGCCGCGGGATCTTCTGCAATCGCACCCTGAACCTGCGCTCCGTGCGGGCCATCGGCTACGACATGGACTACACCCTGGTGGACTACCGGGTGGCGGCCTTTGAGCAGATGGTCTACGCCCAGGCCCGGGAGCGGCTGGCTTCCGAGGGCTGGCCTGTCGAGGACATGGCATTTGACCCGCGGATGGTGGCCCGCGGCCTGGTGATCGACACGGAGCTGGGCAACCTCGTGAAGGCCAACCGGTTCGGCTTCGTGAAGCGGGCCATGCACGGCACGCGCATGCTCGAGCACACCGAGCAGCGGGACGCCTACGCCCAGACCCTGGTGGACCTGAGCGATCCGCGCTGGGTGTTCCTCAACACGCTGTTCTCGCTGTCCGAGGGCTGCCTCTTCGCCCAGGCCGTGGATCTGCTGGATCGGGGCGCCCTGCCCCACCCCTTCGAATACGCGAGCCTCTACCGCCACGTGCGGGCCCGGGTGGATGCCCAGCACATCGAAGGGCACCTGAAGGCCGAGATCGCCGCCGCGCCGGAGCGCTACGTGGTTCAGGATCCCGAGGCCGCCCTGGCGCTGCTGGACCAGAAGGCCGCGGGCAAGAAGCTGCTGCTCATCACCAACTCGGAGTGGAGCTTCAGCGCGAAGATGATGGCCCATGCCTACGACCGGCACCTGCCGGAGGGCATGACCTGGCGCCAGCTCTTCGACGTGGTGATTGTCGCCGCCCGCAAGCCCGCCTTCTTCACGGAGCACGGTCCCTTCTTCGAAGTGGTGGACGAGACGGGCCTGCTGCGCCCTCTCGCGGGGCCCCTGCGCGCGGGCGGCCTCTATCTCGGCGGGTGCGCCGCCCAGGTGGAGCGCGACCTGGGCATCTCCGGCGACGAGATCCTCTACGTGGGCGACCACATGTTCGGCGACGTGCATGTGAGCAAGCGTTCCCTGCGCTGGCGCACGGCCCTGGTGCTGCGGGAGCTGGATGCCGAGGCGGCGGCCCTGGAGGCCTTCCGGGGGACCGAGCTTCGCCTCATGGCCCTGATGCGCGAGAAGGAGGCGCTGGAGAACCAGCTGTCCCAGGCGCGCCTCGCCCTCCAGCGCCTCCACGCGGGCTATGGCCCCGCCCCGTCGCTGGACGCGGCGGGCCTGGAAGCCCGCGTCCAAGGCCTCCGCGGCCAGCTGGTGGCCCTCGACATCGAGATCGCCCCCCTGGCCAAGGCCGGTACGGAGCTGGTCAACGCGCGGTGGGGCCTGCTCACCCGCGCCGGCAACGACAAGAGCCACCTCACCCGCCAGATCGAGCGCTACGCCGACATCTACACCAGCCGGGTGTCGAACTTCCTGCACGCCACGCCCTTCGCCTACTTCCGCTCGCCCCGGGGCAGCCTGCCGCACGATCCCGGGGATCACCGGCCCGCGTAG
- a CDS encoding TetR/AcrR family transcriptional regulator has translation MTHSTKQHLIEAGLRMLLERGYNGLGIEALLTETGIPKGSFYHHFKDKEDFALQVVDAYMAQVHAGLDACLQDLERPPLARVRLFFELTQQAYREQGYMGCLLGGLGQELSGVSEAFRRKIEACFAAIAGRMATCLEEARQRRELPAECDARELADLLVDCWEGAALRSRLRRDPASLTAMLAFYLRSVASVGTGAEA, from the coding sequence ATGACCCATTCCACCAAGCAGCACCTGATCGAGGCGGGGCTCCGGATGCTGCTGGAGCGCGGCTACAACGGCCTGGGCATCGAAGCCCTGCTCACGGAAACGGGGATTCCCAAGGGCTCCTTCTATCACCACTTCAAGGACAAGGAGGACTTCGCGCTGCAGGTCGTCGACGCCTACATGGCGCAGGTCCATGCGGGCCTCGACGCCTGCCTCCAGGACCTGGAACGGCCGCCCCTCGCGCGGGTGAGGTTGTTCTTCGAGCTCACACAGCAGGCCTACCGGGAGCAGGGCTACATGGGCTGCCTCCTGGGGGGCCTCGGCCAGGAGCTGTCGGGCGTGAGCGAGGCCTTCCGCCGCAAGATCGAGGCCTGCTTTGCCGCCATCGCCGGGCGCATGGCCACCTGCCTCGAAGAGGCGAGGCAGCGGCGCGAGCTGCCCGCCGAGTGCGACGCGCGGGAGCTGGCGGACCTGCTGGTGGACTGCTGGGAGGGCGCGGCCCTGCGGAGCCGCCTGCGACGGGACCCCGCCTCGCTCACCGCGATGCTGGCGTTCTACCTGCGCTCCGTGGCGTCCGTCGGAACCGGGGCCGAGGCGTGA
- a CDS encoding SRPBCC family protein: MTTSSTDCIRKEIQLRAPQARVWKALSDAEEFGTWFGMKLEGGFVPGQSVFGRITHPNYEHIHLEMRVERMEAERLFSYRWHPYPMDMKRDYSAEPMTLVEFHLEATGDGTLLKVVESGFDQLPADRRDEAFRMNDGGWTSQMARIERHVAG, encoded by the coding sequence ATGACGACATCGAGCACCGACTGCATCAGGAAGGAGATCCAGCTCCGGGCGCCCCAGGCACGGGTCTGGAAGGCGCTGTCGGACGCCGAGGAGTTCGGCACCTGGTTCGGCATGAAGCTGGAGGGGGGCTTCGTTCCCGGCCAGTCGGTCTTCGGACGGATCACCCATCCCAACTACGAGCACATCCACCTGGAGATGCGGGTTGAACGCATGGAAGCCGAGCGCCTCTTCTCCTACCGCTGGCACCCCTACCCCATGGACATGAAGCGGGACTACTCGGCCGAGCCCATGACCCTCGTGGAGTTCCACCTCGAGGCAACCGGGGATGGCACCCTGCTCAAGGTGGTGGAGTCCGGCTTCGACCAGCTGCCCGCGGACCGGCGCGACGAGGCCTTCCGTATGAACGACGGGGGCTGGACGAGCCAGATGGCCCGCATCGAACGCCATGTCGCGGGCTGA
- a CDS encoding DinB family protein — protein MTQSWAALFSINRDFLLEKNLADVTQSQADQPPADDVNSITWNLSHILEYRHELLRDVLKSAYRPTVTVPRTLAHFKAAMADTQAALDATFSSADWDEPQFHPGFQATLPLAQIVGMYFMHETYHLGQLGTARKLLGLPGVIKPPAAAKA, from the coding sequence ATGACCCAATCCTGGGCCGCCCTCTTCAGCATCAATCGGGATTTCCTGCTTGAGAAGAACCTGGCTGACGTCACCCAGAGCCAAGCCGATCAGCCCCCTGCCGACGACGTGAACAGCATCACGTGGAACCTCAGCCACATTCTGGAATACCGCCACGAACTCCTCAGGGATGTTCTCAAGTCCGCCTACCGGCCGACGGTGACTGTGCCCAGGACCTTGGCGCACTTCAAAGCTGCCATGGCGGACACGCAGGCGGCCCTGGACGCGACCTTCAGCTCCGCCGATTGGGATGAGCCGCAATTCCATCCCGGGTTCCAGGCCACCCTGCCGCTGGCCCAGATCGTAGGCATGTATTTCATGCATGAGACCTACCATCTGGGCCAGCTCGGCACGGCCCGCAAGCTCCTGGGCTTGCCCGGCGTGATCAAACCGCCTGCAGCGGCGAAGGCCTAG
- a CDS encoding alpha/beta hydrolase, which translates to MPIPQPRPMSFRSLWPALLTALLVACATRPPAAHPAPPPPPPPAPASAASVPPAPAPPQRPPVDLDAPRDREAQRMEERAELPRREASTRPPLPPPRPTPVGANPNVERDEAYARVTVLFGTDRKLDPRTGTFGGGRGERIAYGEVAVSVPHGHKTGELEAPSIWKLEFREDPRRHMAILDWTPHTRMGFLNRVKAKVQAQGSSGSSFVFVHGYNVSFSDAARRTAQITYDLDYRGVPVFYSWPSQGTLQGYTTDENNVQWSEANLKRFLVDFAQKSGVKDIYLIAHSMGNRALTGALRQVFAEQPKLRGRFKEIILTAPDIDAEIFKRDIAPALAAGCDRITLYASNGDNALLASKKVHGYPRAGDTAEGIVVVPGIETIDASGLDTSFLEHSYFATAPPVISDIRRVLLDGLRAARRGLEPHVAGTGSYWKLKGPKP; encoded by the coding sequence ATGCCCATTCCCCAGCCCCGACCGATGTCTTTCCGGAGCCTGTGGCCCGCGTTGCTCACGGCGCTCCTGGTGGCCTGCGCCACCCGCCCACCGGCAGCCCACCCGGCGCCACCGCCACCACCCCCGCCAGCCCCGGCGTCGGCGGCATCCGTGCCTCCCGCACCCGCCCCACCCCAACGACCGCCGGTGGACCTGGATGCACCCCGGGACCGCGAGGCGCAACGGATGGAGGAAAGGGCCGAGCTGCCCCGCCGGGAGGCCTCCACCCGCCCCCCCCTGCCGCCGCCACGCCCCACGCCCGTGGGTGCCAACCCCAATGTGGAGCGCGATGAGGCCTATGCCCGTGTGACGGTGCTGTTCGGCACCGACCGGAAGCTGGATCCCCGCACGGGCACCTTCGGCGGCGGCCGGGGAGAGCGGATCGCCTACGGCGAGGTGGCCGTCAGCGTCCCCCACGGGCACAAGACCGGCGAGCTCGAGGCCCCGTCCATCTGGAAGCTGGAGTTCCGCGAGGATCCCCGCAGGCACATGGCCATCCTGGACTGGACCCCGCACACCCGCATGGGATTCCTGAACCGCGTGAAGGCCAAGGTCCAGGCCCAGGGTTCGTCCGGTTCCAGCTTCGTGTTCGTCCACGGCTACAACGTGTCCTTCAGCGATGCGGCCCGGCGCACGGCGCAGATCACCTACGACCTGGACTACCGCGGCGTGCCCGTGTTCTACAGCTGGCCTTCCCAGGGCACCCTCCAGGGCTACACCACGGACGAGAACAACGTGCAGTGGAGCGAGGCGAACCTGAAGCGGTTCCTGGTGGACTTCGCCCAGAAGAGCGGCGTGAAGGACATCTACCTCATCGCCCACTCCATGGGCAACCGCGCCCTCACCGGCGCCCTCCGGCAGGTGTTCGCGGAACAGCCGAAACTCAGGGGGCGCTTCAAGGAGATCATCCTCACGGCCCCGGACATCGACGCGGAGATCTTCAAGCGCGACATCGCCCCCGCCCTCGCCGCGGGCTGCGACCGCATCACCCTCTACGCCTCCAACGGTGACAACGCCCTCCTGGCCTCCAAGAAGGTCCACGGCTACCCCCGGGCCGGCGACACGGCGGAGGGCATCGTGGTGGTGCCAGGCATCGAGACCATCGACGCCTCGGGCCTGGATACCAGCTTCCTGGAGCACTCCTACTTCGCCACCGCCCCGCCCGTGATCAGCGACATCCGCCGGGTGCTCCTGGACGGCCTCCGCGCCGCCCGCCGGGGCCTGGAGCCGCACGTCGCCGGAACGGGAAGCTACTGGAAGCTGAAGGGCCCGAAACCCTGA
- a CDS encoding patatin-like phospholipase family protein, with translation MTQVGALLGLTLLLACQQPAVVVPPPVVVAPPQARPQGPPPKPKIALVLGGGAARGFAHIGVIRTLEQEKIPVDLVVGTSVGSLIGAIYAADRNSFELEWTAFQLQKEDLFDFGVISTVAGMGFAKGDKLETWVKGHIKPANIEQLKIPFAAVATDLNWGQKVVLDRGSVARAVRASSAIPGVFQPVQHQGKILVDGGVVDNIPISVARARGADLVIAVDISANVGNTDITNLLGVSLQAANIMFALNVEHSKRDADVLISPAIGDVGTLDFTQKKRCMEAGIVAAQQSMPAIRRAIDKWVAARLAAQQP, from the coding sequence ATGACCCAGGTCGGCGCCCTGCTCGGCCTCACCTTGCTGCTGGCCTGCCAGCAGCCGGCGGTCGTGGTGCCGCCCCCGGTCGTCGTGGCGCCGCCCCAGGCCCGGCCCCAGGGCCCCCCGCCGAAGCCGAAGATCGCCCTGGTCCTGGGCGGCGGCGCCGCCCGCGGGTTCGCGCACATCGGCGTCATCCGCACCCTGGAGCAGGAGAAGATCCCCGTGGATCTCGTGGTGGGCACCAGCGTGGGCAGCCTGATCGGGGCCATCTACGCCGCCGACCGCAACAGCTTCGAGCTGGAGTGGACCGCCTTCCAGCTCCAGAAGGAGGATCTCTTCGACTTCGGCGTCATCTCCACCGTGGCGGGCATGGGCTTCGCCAAGGGCGACAAGCTCGAGACCTGGGTCAAGGGACACATCAAGCCAGCCAACATCGAACAGCTGAAGATCCCCTTTGCCGCCGTGGCCACGGACCTCAACTGGGGCCAGAAGGTGGTGCTGGACCGCGGCTCCGTCGCCCGCGCCGTGCGCGCCAGCTCGGCCATCCCCGGCGTGTTCCAGCCCGTGCAGCACCAGGGGAAGATCCTGGTGGACGGCGGCGTGGTGGACAACATCCCCATCTCTGTGGCCCGGGCCAGGGGCGCCGACCTCGTCATCGCCGTGGACATCAGCGCCAACGTGGGGAACACGGACATCACCAACCTGCTGGGCGTGAGCCTCCAGGCCGCCAACATCATGTTCGCCCTCAACGTGGAGCACTCGAAGAGGGACGCGGACGTGCTCATCTCGCCGGCCATCGGCGACGTGGGCACCCTGGACTTCACCCAGAAGAAGCGCTGCATGGAGGCGGGCATCGTGGCCGCCCAGCAGTCCATGCCCGCCATCCGCCGGGCCATCGACAAGTGGGTGGCCGCGCGGCTGGCCGCCCAGCAGCCCTGA